The DNA segment TGTCTCCCACGTACACGCGCAAAATTACAGCCAACACCTTCAGGAGTCGAAGAGGATAGCTATAGGccggggcttgttggtacggcatatcttattttgtggTAGCGCatgctgaacaaggacaacaaaaaggcgcatctgacacacacagcgctgttgtccttgttcagcttgcgctacaacaaaataggaTACGCCTTCAGGAGGTGTTGGCACGGCGCAGACAGCTAACGCCCCATGAACACGACAACGAGAAACCGTCACTCACAGCTCCCGTCTTCAAGGACACTTATCCAAGGCGCCAGGGTCAATCCTGGAGTCAGTACAATACCGAACCTACATACGGCGATATTCGCTACCTACTTACGGTGCTCAGTAATGTGTTATGGTGTTTTTGATGTGCATAGTTTAAACCTTTGTTTTCGAAACTGTTCGAGCTGTTTGCGGTTTCTCTCGGTGTTTATTTGGATGGTGCATGGGCAGATATTGGAATACGCGAAATTCATTTTACGAACCAACTCTTAAGTATTTCACTCGTATAATGAACTATTGAAGCTGTGGGCGCTTTGATATAAATGCCACCTCGCGGAGTCATACTAACGAGGACTGTTCTAAAACGCCACGAAACGGAACGCAACAAATAAATCACAGAGTCTCACATGCTCCGTTTGGGAGCACATACGGTAACTATAGTGTCACCCAGCTTCAAGCTCCACCCGTAACACCTCTAGTTACGACGACTGACGAACACGACGGCACGATGCTCCTTGAACAGCGACCATGGGGGTACTTCGATAAAGTCACTAAATCATTCAGGTGCCCTCTTCATAGCAAAGTAGTGCCGCGGCCCTTAATTTCTTATAGCAGGACGACATGGTTATCATAATTTTCGGTAATAACACAAGGTTCTTGTCGGATGCGGATGGAAGTCCCCCTGAAACTGCAATCAATTACAAAGCGATACGACGTAAGTGTTTTCTTCTCCTGTTTACGTTTTCCTCCAGTATGGTTTAGGGTCTCTTTTGCTGAACGTTGAGTGCAAACCAACAAAGAAAAAACTGTTGCTGCACCATGGAGGGGTGCAATGCAGCACCAGTTCCACTGATTAGTTCACCAGTAGCAGTAAATGAGCTCGTAAGTTCATTAACTGGTATGATGCAGGTATGTGCAGGTAACTGGCATGTTATAGCCTAAACCGGTGAATTAAGTGGTAAAGATGAAAGAACTGCGTCGCGTACCAGACACCTAGCTGCCACGGCTGAGAAAAGTAAACCTAAGTGCCAATCAGCcttgctttttgttgttgttgttgttgttgttgttgtttaaatGCGCTACATAGACGCGTGTAGCAACGAGGCTCAGCAAAGCTTGCTTAATGTACTTGCATGCTAAGCTCTTGAAAAAGAAGCTGAAAGAATTTTATCCATGAAAAGGCTCGACAATGGGGAAAGGAAACGATAACAATAAAAAACGAAGCGAAAGGAATAAGTGCTCAATACACATATAGCTGCTTACCCTGTTCGGGTGTTAAGGGCCCTTTGTGGCTTGACATGTCAGTGTCCACGTAGCCTGGATGCACCTTTGGTAAAAAATTCAAGAAAGAAATCACTGCGCAGCCAAAAAATGTCCAGTCTTCTGGGTGTGCGCAAAGATAAAATGTCTGCTATATAATATGCATAACTTAAAATTTACCGCTCTGCATCGACTACGAATTCAGTGTGCACAACGTATACccattgaagaaagaaaaagaagctaatGCGAGGATTTACTTCCGCGTTTATAAGCAGGCCAAAAGCTTCGGTCGTTGTCGTAGATAAGTGCGAATCAACTAGCCTAAAGACTAATGGTCTTATCATCTGCACGTAAGTGCACGTGTTTAAGCGTAGGTCCGCACATGTGacttgtgtgttctgtgtgcatgcatgcgtgcgtgaatATGCATTTCATATTGCTTCGATGCGCTTCGATATAAATGGCTGCAACAAAAATTAAACGTCCCTATACTTACAGCGTTCACAACCAGGTCGTCTCGAGGGTCTGCGTTGAATTCACGCTGCTGGATGAAGGACAACACAGTGACTCCAATCTTTGACACACTGTAAGACGACTGCCCCCATCCTTTTTCACCAGCCTTGCCATCCTTAGCAGCCCTATTTTGTCATAAAAATTACGGTACGGCACAGATACAGTCATGCGGCGCGCATGTAAGGAAACCCTCCATAGTACAGACGAGTAGATACTCACTGCATAAACTCCGTCATGAGGCTGCAAAGCTCTTCCAGAGTAATTGCGGGATTGCTAAACTTTTTCTTGAGTTCTTCTCCAGGAATTCTCTGGAGCATGCCGGCCAAGCTGCTCACGTTAACCACTCTGTAAACAGGATGCGCACACAATCACAAAGTAAACATTTAGCCTATCGGTGCGCATAATACAGCCCGTATGCACCCATGTGGAATCCACGACAACATTGAGTGCAGTATTTATGTCCACATTCGACAAACTTCTGACCCTAAGCGAATAAACAAATCAAGGGGACTCAGTGTAGAGTCCTTCCATAGATAAGAGCACTATGTCTGGCTCCCTCTCATTTTAAACATTTCCGCTATTGTTTTTGCTCTTCTGCAAGTATGGAACAGCTAGGAATGACGCGTTGAATTTTCGGCTGTTCCTTTTCTGCTGAAATTAGTGGCTGGTGCTTGAGAAGATTTTGTCTGTCACGGGCACGTCGGGTGCACAGTCAGCCGATATGACAGCCAGCCGAACGCTTCACATCGCGGCGAAATAATTGGCGATAGAGACTATACACATAGATAGCCTGCATGTACCGCGTTTGTATGTTCTTTTATTTAAGTGCGGTATGGTAGTTTCTATAGAATAATCACCGTAAATATGCATGCCGCGTTCTATACGGAAACATGCTACGAGAGATAAACGGAGACGAGAAATATTTGTCCTCCCACTCCCGATTTCGAGCCTCAATTATAGCAACAAGCTCAACCAACCACAAGCCTACGTCTTGCGGAAAAACGAACTTATCGATGTCCAATAGTGAACGGTAATCGTGTGAGCAGCTGCAGACGCGGTTAAGCAGCCGCAGTCCCCACCGAGATGCGCTGCGGTGCGGACTCATCTGCGCGAACAAAGCCGCACAAGCGCGTCCGAGTCTAAACAGCTTTGCGCGTTTATGTTAAAACGCTACAGCATGCGATAGCCGGTCGCCAAATCACGTTACAAAAGCACATTCTATTCTAAAGCACAGCTACGCGTCTGCATTATGCATCGCTAGTTCAGATTACTATACCTTCAGCGTAACTAAATCCCAAGTTCAGCGCATGAGATTAGAAAAACGAACCTGGCGTGTGGCCGCAGCAAAGGAAAGAGCTCCTTGCAGACATTGAGCGTCCCAAAGAAGTTCGTCTTAACAGTGACCTCCGCTTGTTCTGCAAACGGTGCTGTAGAGGCTTGCTGCAGTTAAAGGAAGAACAGAAGGCACACGAGAAATGAAATTTGGACATAAATTCCGTCATAGGATTATTGTCACAGTTAGGCGATAGCTACCCGAAGACGACCTGAAATGTGCTGCCGAGGACGCTTATTGATCAGATCTATTGTTCAAATGCCATGAGGCGCGTCGTTGCTGCGACGTTGGCTGCCTCCGTGATCGGCCTACGTTATACTTTCGAGGACACGTATCGAGCACTGGTATCAGGATTGGCACCCTAATTAGTCACCACCTTTGATTTCACTGTCTCCGAGATCGGCTTTGTTTACGCGGTAACGGTGGAGAGGAAAGCCGAAGAAGGGGGGCGTGGAGAAaacgaaggaaggaaaggcagagaggtcgaccAGACGCGCGGCTCGCTTGCTGCCCTACGCAGGGGGAAATGGGATTAatggttaaaaagaaaaaaaattggcagtggcttagctcagctatgccaggatatacgtagcgtaaagGTACGGTTATGCTTGGTTAATATCTTACCTTGCTTGCTAACCTTAGCTTATCCGGCTATGGTCTTGTTTGGCCTTGTAATTCAAATGCCACAATCTTTCACATACATACGTCACAAATGTGTCCAAACGGATTGTTCACTAAGTCCGAGAGGAAGAGTGTAGACGCACTCGCACTTTCACCGAGTTTCACAGCATGTTCAGTGCACCGACGAGTCTTGGGATCGTCTGTGACACTCTCTTGATCCTGCCGCTGTTGTTGGGAGGTCATAGCACGGTGTTGAGCTTCTTGGCGACATCTTTTCGCTAGGCGTTCTTCGCGTTGCTCCGGTGTCTCGACCGCAAGTTTTGCCTTGGCACGCTCGTTCTTTCCACGCTCGACGGCCAACTGCCAAGCGACAACCTCGGGGTCTGAAGAATTTAGGTTTTCCAGTCTTTCGCGCCGACTGGCAGCGGCTCGACTATCCTTAACCTCAATGTCGAGCGCGCTGCACCTGTTTATCCCTCGCATCTATACGCATGGTGCgccctcctcgcgcatgcgcagtgcctaacggcgccgcaatcgtaaatgcagcagcgggcgcacacggcgccggcgcgtctgcggagacTGCGACGTCACACCTCTGGAATGCGTTGCAGTCGGCGAGGAGGCGGCGAGGAGCGCGCTGGCTGCGGCCGCGGTAGCAGCGACGGCGACGCAGCtgcgcctctcgtgacgtcacgcggctctcgcgcatgcgcagtatgacAGGCGCAGAAGCACGCGAAGCTCGGCTCCAAACCGCGTAGTGTAGCTTTACGCTACAAAAGAAGAGTGAGGGAGGGTGGCACAACAACGCGAACACATGCGGTTGTCCATCACGCCTGCGATCGGTCattgaggccagtcgatttcataaGCCGCAGcaatgcccgcgtcgctttgtaagcatGCGATGCGCGGGGGGCATGGTTCACGGATTTTTGTCTCTGCAAATGGTCTATCATCTAGTCGGTTCAACACACTCCGAAGAACGTCGTGTTAGACAGCATGAAGATTGCAAAACCGCAACGTGTGTTGGATCGTCTGTTCACAGTTGCATGAGTCACAGATATATAGGTGAGTCGAgccgaagaaagcttcgctttaatataatGGTAGAAACGTTATAGGTAAACAGGGACAAAATGCCTCAAACAAGCTGGCCGACGTTTCGATAGGTAGACATATACACCTCTTTCGAAGATAGGTACAGGGGTAAAGTGCCTAAAACAGGCTGGTGGCGGCGATAGGTAGACTTGTCAATGGTCCACCTATCGAAACGCCGGTCAGCCTATTTGAGCTGCTCTACCCCGGTTTATCCAAATATTATTCCACACTGTGTTTTCATTTGTCGGCCCCATATTTACTATCGCTTTAAAATAGTGATTCTGAGCCTACATACGTCAGCATCAAACAGATCATACAGTAATATAGTTGCGTACATGAACATTAAACATAAGATACGATTAAATAATAAGCCAAGATTCTATTTGCATTCTGCACCACTCGCTTACGCTGAGTGAGAAAGAGCAAATGAAAAGCAAATGAAAAAGCTTTTACAAAACGGGTCCCAATCTTTTATGGGCGCCTTTATTGCAAGATAGTTCGGAAATCCGCAAAACaaacggtaaaaaaaaatacaagttattgcacatgcgcactttATTACGCATATCGCTTGCTGGCCCTCCATACACCGGGATTGCCTCTGTCACAGTGCATCAGATCGCGAATATTATAAACAAGTGTAGCCAAGCACAGGTCAACTTTCACGTTATCGCGATACTATCGCTGTCAATTcaacgacgattacgatactccataacGCGAAATTTGAACGCGGCTCTATGcttccatttcgcgatatatcggctagcgcgaacaatctgtctcctgcggcacgttgcaaacggagcgagaagtgtggcgccactgtcttgctaatcgggagatcacgacaGGCAGCACGTGGGTTACGCGTGTGCACGATTCGCACCAGCCACCGCAAACAGACCTCTACTCATGGATTGACTTGTTTTCACActgacgacgcgcgctactttggcgccatctcgtagccatcgtcgccgcaaagcccgtcttgcgcggcactatgcttttcttctcacgctttcaccctgccctcctcctcgcgctctattCTTTATCGCCGTCCTTAATCTCCCGCTGCACTCGGCGTTCGcttttatccttcgctgtgctcgttcgctcagttacgaggtACGAGCCGATAGGCAGACGAGGCTCTTTCGAGAAAAGCGTGACGCGCCCGCCCTTCGCTTCGAGCTTCGTGAAATAGTCCCTTTACAAGTGTCATCGGCATGGAAAGGAGGCGCCCCAGTCTCTCAGCAACAAAGACAGTGCTTCACAAACTCACGCATGACATAGCCGCACAGACACCCAGCGTCTATGCAGCGCAGGGAGTGAACCTTGCGTAAGTACGCGCCCGCGGCACACTCAAGACAGAAGGAGTCGCGCAAGAAGGCTTAGCATGGCACGCTGAGAAGCCAGCATGTCGTAATGACACACACTCGTGCATGGAGTGCGACACGAGGCGGCAGTTACCGTATGGAAAGTGACGCGTGTTCTCACACGATACTCTGCAGAAACATATGGGCGCTTGGAAGGTTTCTGGCAACGAGTAAACGCAAGTGTGTGCGCGCACACGTAAGGATGGGTAAAACGGGCAAGGAATAGCATGTGTGCAAGTTCTCTCGGTACTGCGATTAAAGGCTCGCCTTCGAAGTGATGTTGCGACTCggggtggcgttagggcaaggaatccaccaagcctaTCGACGAATACGCCCAGTAGTAGTAATGAAGGAAAAGGGGTTTACTTAACATTATTTACACGGCTCccgttacggaagcccactccatgcaggagcaattAAAATTAAGTTAAAcatccgagttcacatcaggacacctCGGCCTCACTGCACGAAAAATCTCCgtttttaataccgtcgtcttctcTAGGCGACTCGACTATAGGGAATCTGATGGCTCTATCacagccaatcacaatcgtcgaatcggttgcgataccacgcccatgctatcgCAACATTCCGCGTCTCCCCATGTCCGAAGCCTCCGTTCAGGGGACAGGATAGCAACCTGGGAATCCGCGGTCGGCGCTGTCCTTCGACAACATTAGGCGTTGGCCCTCTTCATCATTACTTCAGGCTTTGAGGTAGTGGTGGGGGTGGGTGCCTTTTGTAGACCCGTCAGCAGTCGGCGTCAACTCTGCGTTGACTTCTtggtaggcgctgatggatgggaggtggttgcctcgtggcaaacgtctaattaacgtcTCTGGTTGTGTTGAGGTGCACGTAACAGTGACAACAGTGTTTGGTGCTTCGAAAGAATTAAACGAGTCGACGAGAATATGCATCGCCAGTGCAGGTAAGCATCGGGAAATGGTTGCTCTGTGTTTCAGTAGCCTGAGTCCGATTTGAGACAGCGGATGCGTCAGAAAAGCGGAACTAACTACTATAAAACCACCATAATTCGACATACAGTCTTTCGCGGGTCATGACAGTTCCGGCGAGAAGTCGACTCTTCCGCACTGTCTCCGCAGAGTACTAAACAAACACATCTAACATATGCTATTCAAGAATTCAACACAACAGCATTCTACTTAAGAATAGTGCGCTGCATTCACTTACCTTGTAAGCAATGCCAGCATTGTTCACGAGCACGTCCAAGCCACCGTACGTGCTCTTGAGGAAGTCGCGAAATCTGCGAATGCTCTCAATGTCGTCGATGTCAAGCTGGTGAAACTTTGGGCGCAGCAACTGCTTGTTGAGCTCTGCCACAGCTGCATTCCCGCGCTTCTCATCCCTGGCTGTTCGTAAAAGGGAACACGTCTGAATACAGGAATTCAAAAGTTTCCATTCATAACGCTATAAAAGACCGCGTTGATGGAGACAGTTAACAACGTCGCCTTCTTGACTGTAGCGACTGCGTCATCTATAGACTTCAGGTCTTTTTCTCAGGAGACTCTTCTAAGAGCCTGGGAAAATGCCGGGAGTTGGGTATACGCGTACGAGCAGCAAAAGCTGTTTTAGACTTCTCACGTGAAGGCATGCATGCAGTCTGGACAAGTGAACTGATGGTGTGATGTCTACCATTGATTGTTATGAGCCGTGCGATTTCGAGCTATGACGCATGTAGATAacgtatgtatatgtatatttttatATAGTATTGTGTGCATAGATAGATTATGCATGTGTGCGTTAATTTTATACCTATGGTATGTGCCTTCTTGTGTCGCTTGTCAGGGACACGTCAAGTTTGACTAAACGACAGCCAGGTGCTTATCACATATAGTATTTTTCCAGTATTTTTATAGTATTTTTCCATCATCACTCCTCTTCCTTTTCTGTATTCCTgcgtctttatttttttactttcgcATTTATTCCTGCATGGAATAGCAGACAAGAGATCTGTTCCTCCAGCCAACCTCTCCGTCTTTCATCTCATTAAACTTTCTCTCTCTGTGGAGTAATTAACAGTGCACAAGGCGAAATTCCTGTTTAGCAATATGAATATCGCTAAAAGGAAATGCACCGGTATTTATATTTTACAGTGTTGGATGCTCTCTGCGTGGTGCGTTTCCTTTGAAGAAAGTGCTCCGTGCGTAAATGCGCCTTTTGCACCCACTTATTAATTGCAACGCTCTCTTATAGTCTGTTGAAGCTAGCGTTCAttatttgtttttatcatttcAGTGCCCCATAAAATGTTATAAAGCAAAACAAATCCAATTCCCTGTAACGTTAAACTGCATCCACGAAATCGTTAACACAATAAAAAGCAAAATAATGTACAATTAACTGCATTGACGTCAGAACCAATTAAAACGTGCATCCATCCTTTTTTGCCTGTTTATATTAAACAATTTCGAAGAAAACACATATTATATATGCCGTAACATTGCATTAACGCATAATACAATCCACTTACCTGTCAGGAAGACATCTCCTTCAAACTGTTGACACAGGAACTTCACTATGCAGAACCCAATGCCCTTGTTGCTACCTGTGACCTGCGCATAGGGAAGCGCACATTCTGTTGTAATCGATGACTTTGTGAGCACGCTTTTTCTTGACAGAACAAACGTATACTTGGAGGAAGGCTCTCGAATTGTCTGCGAGCGGGTCAAGAGATCCGCGCGTGCATGACAGGGAGGTCGACACAGAAAGACGCACTGTTGCCACTGCCAACATACGTAAACCGTTTGTGGTAAAAGGACTTACTCGTGAAGGAGGTACACATGCTATATCGCGTTAGAGCTATCTCCGCAAACACGCAGGCTTAGTTATATAAGACTGGGCGATCCGCTTCCCCACTTTGTTCATTACGTGTTGAAATCGATGATGTGGAACACTTCGCCTAGTGGTGCCCGTAGTTCAATGTTGAAAGCAGGGCCCGCAGAAGTAAGGTCTTCCGCAACA comes from the Dermacentor variabilis isolate Ectoservices chromosome 2, ASM5094787v1, whole genome shotgun sequence genome and includes:
- the LOC142572289 gene encoding carbonyl reductase [NADPH] 1-like isoform X1, with the translated sequence MSSPRVAVVTGSNKGIGFCIVKFLCQQFEGDVFLTARDEKRGNAAVAELNKQLLRPKFHQLDIDDIESIRRFRDFLKSTYGGLDVLVNNAGIAYKQASTAPFAEQAEVTVKTNFFGTLNVCKELFPLLRPHARVVNVSSLAGMLQRIPGEELKKKFSNPAITLEELCSLMTEFMQAAKDGKAGEKGWGQSSYSVSKIGVTVLSFIQQREFNADPRDDLVVNAVHPGYVDTDMSSHKGPLTPEQGADAATYLALLPPNIQSPKGEFVWHDRTITPWDK